A region of Anguilla rostrata isolate EN2019 chromosome 10, ASM1855537v3, whole genome shotgun sequence DNA encodes the following proteins:
- the ercc6l2 gene encoding DNA excision repair protein ERCC-6-like 2 isoform X1, translated as MATESAIRSDPQEVKWSIGDRCLAPHPREKRLCEATVQRLAVTEDGQPGALVRFACHYDEDNDDEEEDGIFPLSELRKAASSLYEKPLFHNNQSLPGASVPYALSRDDASIPYTINRYLRDYQREGAKFIYDSYAHGRGCVLGDDMGLGKTIQVIAFLAAALHKTGTWQDVENNAPHFLLSQVSSEKRKTQKVFLVVAPLSVLYNWKDELDTWGHFRSLIVHGARKDEEFARLRRARCEVALTTYETLRLCLDQFNSISWSAVIVDEAHKIKNPNSQITQAMKGMRCKVRVGLTGTILQNNLEELWCVMDWAVPGCLGSLGHFKNRFADPIERGQKHSTTKRNLAMGRRAVELLARRLSRWFLRRTKALISGQLPRKDDRVVYCSMTEFQEAVYRAVLDSEDVTLLLRSGEKCSCSSGRPRKKCCFKNNSKGVPVRFLYFSYLAILRKLSNHVALLQPKGGTSKKQEQYVNDICEKVFQKFPDFMQRQREAAFEAMSDPVYSGKMKVLQKLLKHFMQNKDKMLLFSLSTRLLDILESHCMAEGVEFRRLDGNTKAKERVKIVREFNSSPDINLCLVSTMAGGLGLNFVGANIVVLFDPTWNPANDLQAIDRAYRIGQCRDVTVFRLISLGSVEEVIYLRQVYKQQLQSSVLGKEHARRYFEAVQGSDGHRGELFGIRNLFRLQTRGTCLTRQILEREGRVEVGVMTARTHATAEESTHEERTSGSGPSEPGVGGEAGQGAESGVGPGAGKAVGILDFSSASEGEDGDEEGRGGAGRRKRRGEEQGSAPSGPARLSLFQHGFSKLLQGGGAGLGRGRGDDSDSQEESGGQNDDPPVGRPARDSRQRQDWIVSSDSDGDGVGGGAGCDQRGRPDTRGTPPSSSSAGRGRRKDWRHRGDASPSDGSAGPPPNRAGGSEQPARSSAHVRFRESPDIQGFTSSEDDLPAKMPRPSRDFTALKSRCRPGPPPSPRRRPAEEAASGTIDRLLGGVREVAYLHSNQRVVGSSKAEDQISRAALRHVFQHRKYSQVAANQLLDSMEVLSGQTQPLSPPEQIGAGGRREGGGDGQHVEHPVTHSLRAIRHTQNTTVIMGETPSAICRKQLEEMACFFEAASVTDFARDVLRSASARRQARLRQFYRGRNPELGEFLDQMLPEPATPQREPAGSAPGPSSSSSSSSSARERRPGSGRFRRPTAFDLNAEDPVPDPHPPEPSAEGGVGGGGPGFVSQGPPPQKDLPVPRSETPITRPVPEPAPGPSAQLGQRIDRGASSESWGTHRGTRDTPKPEDQGRGPEREKHLLLTELIGDTSVLDDLFRPRPRAPVTTATAAATTSAATDPPQAPALAPAPAPRKTSRKDFWDILNDGDEESLNQLADPSRAEKICRQAGVAATTKPKSAAANDGAQLWKKNEKFLWKR; from the exons atggcaacagaatcTGCAATCCGGTCGGACCCGCAAG AGGTGAAGTGGAGTATTGGTGACAGATGTCTGGCTCCTCACCCACGAGAGAAGCGTCTTTGCGAGGCCACTGTCCAGCGGCTCGCTGTCACGGAGGACGGGCAGCCGGGGGCCCTGGTGCGGTTTGCCTGCCATTACGACGAAGACAACGATGACGAGGAAGAGGATGGGATCTTTCCGTTGTCAGAACTCCGGAAGGCTGCGTCTTCTCTGTACGAGAAACCGCTTTTCCACAACAACCAGTCCCTGCCCGGCGCCTCGGTGCCGTACGCGCTCTCTCGCGATGATGCGAGCATTCCGTACACCATAAACCGGTATCTGCGGGACTACCAGCGAGAGGGAGCCAAATTCATCTACGACAGCTATGCCCACGGCAGGGGTTGCGTTCTGGGAGATGACATGGGCCTTGGAAAGACAATCCAG GTGATCGCGTTCCTGGCTGCAGCGCTACACAAAACGGGGACGTGGCAAGACGTTGAGAACAATGCACCCCATTTCTTATTGTCTCAGGTGTCGTCAGAGAAGCGCAAAACCCAGAAG GTGTTCCTCGTCGTGGCCCCCCTCTCAGTGCTGTACAACTGGAAAGACGAGCTGGACACCTGGGGCCACTTCCGCTCCCTCATCGTGCACGGAGCCCGGAAGGACGAGGAGTTTGCCCGCCTGAGGAGGGCTCGGTGTGAGGTTGCCCTGACAACCTACGAGACACTCCGGCTCTGCTTGGACCAGTTCAACAG CATCAGCTGGTCCGCGGTCATCGTGGACGAGGCCCACAAGATTAAAAACCCCAATTCCCAGATCACCCAGGCCATGAAGGGCATGAGGTGCAAGGTTCGAGTGGGCCTGACCGGAACCATCCTGCAGAATAACCTGGAGGAGCTGTGGTGTGTCATGGACTG GGCCGTCCCAGGCTGCCTGGGCTCGTTGGGTCATTTTAAGAACCGGTTCGCCGACCCAATTGAGCGGGGTCAGAAGCACAGCACCACCAAGCGGAACCTGGCTATGGGCCGGCGGGCGGTGGAGCTGCTGGCCCGCCGGCTGTCCCGCTGGTTCCTCCGGAGGACCAAAGCCCTCATCAGTGGCCAGCTCCCCCGGAAGGATGACAGG GTGGTGTACTGCTCTATGACAGAGTTCCAGGAGGCCGTGTACCGCGCAGTTTTGGACAGCGAGGACGTCACCCTCCTTTTACGCAGCGGAGAGAAGTGTAGCTGCTCCAGTGGCCGCCCGAGGAAGAAGTGCTGCTTCAAG AACAACTCAAAGGGTGTGCCTGTGAGGTTCCTCTACTTCAGTTATCTGGCCATACTGAGGAAGCTGTCCAACCACGTGGCTCTACTGCAACCTAAAGGAGGCACCAGCAAAAAGCAG GAGCAGTATGTGAACGACATCTGTGAGAAGGTCTTTCAGAAGTTTCCGGACTTCATGCAGCGGCAGAGGGAGGCAGCGTTCGAGGCGATGTCAGACCCCGTGTACAGCGGGAAAATGAAG gttCTGCAGAAACTCCTGAAGCACTTCATGCAGAATAAGGACAAGATGctgctcttttctctctccaccagG ctgcTGGACATCCTGGAAAGCCACTGCATGGCGGAGGGGGTGGAGTTTAGGAGGTTGGACGGGAACACCAAAGCCAAGGAGCGGGTGAAAATCGTCCGCGAGTTCAACAGCTCTCCGGACATCAACCTCTGCCTGGTGTCCACCAT GGCCGGTGGACTTGGGCTGAATTTTGTGGGGGCCAACATCGTGGTGCTGTTCGACCCCACCTGGAACCCGGCCAATGACCTGCAAGCCATCGACAG GGCGTACCGCATCGGCCAGTGCCGGGACGTGACGGTGTTCCGGCTCATATCCCTGGGCAGCGTGGAGGAGGTGATTTACCTGCGCCAGGTCTACAAACAG CAACTGCAGTCCTCCGTGCTGGGGAAGGAGCACGCCAGGCGCTACTTCGAGGCCGTGCAGGGCTCCGACGGCCACCGGGGGGAGCTGTTCGGGATCCGCAACCTCTTCCGCCTGCAGACCAGAGGCACCTGCCTCACCCGGCAGATCCTGGAG agGGAGGGgcgtgtggaggtgggggttaTGACGGCCAGGACGCACGCTACGGCGGAGGAGAGC ACACACGAGGAGAGGACATCAGGAAGTGGACCATCCGAGCCGGGTGTTGGTGGAGAGGCGGgacagggggcggagtcaggggtGGGCCCGGGGGCGGGGAAAGCCGTGGGGATTCTGGACTTCAGCAGCGCCAGCGAGGGGGAGGACGGCGATGAGGAAGGACGAGGGGGCGccgggaggaggaagaggcgtGGAGAGGAGCAGGGCTCCGCCCCCAGTGGCCCCGCCCGCCTCAGCCTGTTCCAGCACGGCTTCTCCAAACTCctccaggggggcggggccggcttggggcggggcaggggggacgACAGCGACAGCCAGGAGGAGTCCGGGGGACAGAACGATGACCCTCCCGTAGGACGTCCCGCCAGAGACTCCCGCCAGAGGCAGGACTGGATTGTTTCGAGCGACTCGGACGGGGACGGGGTTGGGGGAGGAGCGGGGTGTGACCAGAGGGGGCGTCCTGACACCAGGGGgacacccccctcctcttcctcggcgGGGCGCGGGAGACGCAAAGATTGGAGACACAGGGGGGATGCTTCACCGAGCGACGGGTCCGCCGGGCCCCCCCCAAACCGAGCGGGGGGATCGGAACAGCCCGCCCGCAGCTCTGCGCACGTCCGGTTCAGGGAGTCGCCCGACATCCAGGGCTTCACGTCCTCCGAGGACGACCTTCCCGCCAAAATGCCGCGGCCCAGCCGAGATTTCACCGCGCTGAAGAGCCGCTGCCGTCCGGGTCCGCctccgtcgccacggcgacgtcCTGCCGAAGAGGCAGCCTCGGGAACCATCGACAGATTACTGG GCGGGGTGCGGGAGGTGGCGTACCTGCACTCGAACCAGCGCGTGGTGGGCTCCAGCAAGGCGGAGGACCAAATCAGCCGCGCCGCCCTTCGGCACGTCTTCCAGCACAGGAAGTACTCGCAGGTCGCGGCCAATCAGCTCCTGGACAGCATGGAG GTCCTTTCGGGACAAACacagcccctctctcctccagagcaGATCGGCGCGGGGGgccggagagaggggggcggtgACGGACAGCATGTGGAGCACCCGGTCACCCACTCCCTGAGGGCGATCCGGCACACCCAGAACACCACCGTCATCATGGGGGAGACGCCCAGCGCCATCTGCAG GAAGCAGCTGGAGGAAATGGCGTGCTTTTTTGAGGCGGCGTCGGTGACGGACTTCGCCCGGGACGTGCTGAGGAGCGCGTCGGCACGGCGACAGGCTCGGCTGAGGCAGTTCTACCGCGGCCGGAACCCGGAGCTCGGTGAGTTCCTGGACCAGATGCTTCCGGAACCGGCGACTCCACAGCGGGAACCGGCGGGCTCGGCGCCCGGGCCTTcgtcatcatcctcctcctcctcctccgcgagggagaggaggcccggttccggaaggttccgccgGCCGACTGCCTTCGACCTTAACGCCGAAGACCCGGTCCCGGACCCGCACCCACCAGAGCCCAGTGCAGAGGGCGGGGTGGGCGGAGGGGGGCCGGGGTTTGTGTCTCAGggtcccccaccccaaaaagaCCTGCCTGTCCCCCGGAGTGAGACCCCGATCACAAGACCCGTCCCAGAACCCGCCCCCGGCCCCTCGGCCCAACTGGGTCAGCGGATCGACCGCGGAGCCTCGTCAGAGTCCTGGGGGACCCACCGGGGGACACGGGACACCCCAAAACCCGAAGACCAGGGGCGCGGCCCCGAACGAGAGAAGCACCTCCTGCTGACCGAGCTGATCGGGGACACCTCTGTGCTGGACGACCTGTTCAGACCCAGGCCCAGAGCCCCGGTTACCACGGCAACCGCGGCTGCCACCACCAGCGCCGCCACCGACCCGCCCCAGGCCCCGGCcctggccccggccccggccccgagAAAGACCAGCCGCAAAGACTTCTGGGACATCCTCAACGACGGGGACGAGGAGAGCCTCAACCAGCTGGCGGACCCGTCCCGGGCCGAGAAGATCTGTCGCCAGGCGGGGGTGGCGGCGACCACCAAGCCCAAAAGCGCCGCGGCCAACGATGGCGCTCAGCTCTGGAAAAAGAACGAAAAGTTCCTGTGGAAGAGATGA
- the ercc6l2 gene encoding DNA excision repair protein ERCC-6-like 2 isoform X2 encodes MATESAIRSDPQEVKWSIGDRCLAPHPREKRLCEATVQRLAVTEDGQPGALVRFACHYDEDNDDEEEDGIFPLSELRKAASSLYEKPLFHNNQSLPGASVPYALSRDDASIPYTINRYLRDYQREGAKFIYDSYAHGRGCVLGDDMGLGKTIQVIAFLAAALHKTGTWQDVENNAPHFLLSQVSSEKRKTQKVFLVVAPLSVLYNWKDELDTWGHFRSLIVHGARKDEEFARLRRARCEVALTTYETLRLCLDQFNSISWSAVIVDEAHKIKNPNSQITQAMKGMRCKVRVGLTGTILQNNLEELWCVMDWAVPGCLGSLGHFKNRFADPIERGQKHSTTKRNLAMGRRAVELLARRLSRWFLRRTKALISGQLPRKDDRVVYCSMTEFQEAVYRAVLDSEDVTLLLRSGEKCSCSSGRPRKKCCFKNNSKGVPVRFLYFSYLAILRKLSNHVALLQPKGGTSKKQEQYVNDICEKVFQKFPDFMQRQREAAFEAMSDPVYSGKMKVLQKLLKHFMQNKDKMLLFSLSTRLLDILESHCMAEGVEFRRLDGNTKAKERVKIVREFNSSPDINLCLVSTMAGGLGLNFVGANIVVLFDPTWNPANDLQAIDRAYRIGQCRDVTVFRLISLGSVEEVIYLRQVYKQQLQSSVLGKEHARRYFEAVQGSDGHRGELFGIRNLFRLQTRGTCLTRQILETHEERTSGSGPSEPGVGGEAGQGAESGVGPGAGKAVGILDFSSASEGEDGDEEGRGGAGRRKRRGEEQGSAPSGPARLSLFQHGFSKLLQGGGAGLGRGRGDDSDSQEESGGQNDDPPVGRPARDSRQRQDWIVSSDSDGDGVGGGAGCDQRGRPDTRGTPPSSSSAGRGRRKDWRHRGDASPSDGSAGPPPNRAGGSEQPARSSAHVRFRESPDIQGFTSSEDDLPAKMPRPSRDFTALKSRCRPGPPPSPRRRPAEEAASGTIDRLLGGVREVAYLHSNQRVVGSSKAEDQISRAALRHVFQHRKYSQVAANQLLDSMEVLSGQTQPLSPPEQIGAGGRREGGGDGQHVEHPVTHSLRAIRHTQNTTVIMGETPSAICRKQLEEMACFFEAASVTDFARDVLRSASARRQARLRQFYRGRNPELGEFLDQMLPEPATPQREPAGSAPGPSSSSSSSSSARERRPGSGRFRRPTAFDLNAEDPVPDPHPPEPSAEGGVGGGGPGFVSQGPPPQKDLPVPRSETPITRPVPEPAPGPSAQLGQRIDRGASSESWGTHRGTRDTPKPEDQGRGPEREKHLLLTELIGDTSVLDDLFRPRPRAPVTTATAAATTSAATDPPQAPALAPAPAPRKTSRKDFWDILNDGDEESLNQLADPSRAEKICRQAGVAATTKPKSAAANDGAQLWKKNEKFLWKR; translated from the exons atggcaacagaatcTGCAATCCGGTCGGACCCGCAAG AGGTGAAGTGGAGTATTGGTGACAGATGTCTGGCTCCTCACCCACGAGAGAAGCGTCTTTGCGAGGCCACTGTCCAGCGGCTCGCTGTCACGGAGGACGGGCAGCCGGGGGCCCTGGTGCGGTTTGCCTGCCATTACGACGAAGACAACGATGACGAGGAAGAGGATGGGATCTTTCCGTTGTCAGAACTCCGGAAGGCTGCGTCTTCTCTGTACGAGAAACCGCTTTTCCACAACAACCAGTCCCTGCCCGGCGCCTCGGTGCCGTACGCGCTCTCTCGCGATGATGCGAGCATTCCGTACACCATAAACCGGTATCTGCGGGACTACCAGCGAGAGGGAGCCAAATTCATCTACGACAGCTATGCCCACGGCAGGGGTTGCGTTCTGGGAGATGACATGGGCCTTGGAAAGACAATCCAG GTGATCGCGTTCCTGGCTGCAGCGCTACACAAAACGGGGACGTGGCAAGACGTTGAGAACAATGCACCCCATTTCTTATTGTCTCAGGTGTCGTCAGAGAAGCGCAAAACCCAGAAG GTGTTCCTCGTCGTGGCCCCCCTCTCAGTGCTGTACAACTGGAAAGACGAGCTGGACACCTGGGGCCACTTCCGCTCCCTCATCGTGCACGGAGCCCGGAAGGACGAGGAGTTTGCCCGCCTGAGGAGGGCTCGGTGTGAGGTTGCCCTGACAACCTACGAGACACTCCGGCTCTGCTTGGACCAGTTCAACAG CATCAGCTGGTCCGCGGTCATCGTGGACGAGGCCCACAAGATTAAAAACCCCAATTCCCAGATCACCCAGGCCATGAAGGGCATGAGGTGCAAGGTTCGAGTGGGCCTGACCGGAACCATCCTGCAGAATAACCTGGAGGAGCTGTGGTGTGTCATGGACTG GGCCGTCCCAGGCTGCCTGGGCTCGTTGGGTCATTTTAAGAACCGGTTCGCCGACCCAATTGAGCGGGGTCAGAAGCACAGCACCACCAAGCGGAACCTGGCTATGGGCCGGCGGGCGGTGGAGCTGCTGGCCCGCCGGCTGTCCCGCTGGTTCCTCCGGAGGACCAAAGCCCTCATCAGTGGCCAGCTCCCCCGGAAGGATGACAGG GTGGTGTACTGCTCTATGACAGAGTTCCAGGAGGCCGTGTACCGCGCAGTTTTGGACAGCGAGGACGTCACCCTCCTTTTACGCAGCGGAGAGAAGTGTAGCTGCTCCAGTGGCCGCCCGAGGAAGAAGTGCTGCTTCAAG AACAACTCAAAGGGTGTGCCTGTGAGGTTCCTCTACTTCAGTTATCTGGCCATACTGAGGAAGCTGTCCAACCACGTGGCTCTACTGCAACCTAAAGGAGGCACCAGCAAAAAGCAG GAGCAGTATGTGAACGACATCTGTGAGAAGGTCTTTCAGAAGTTTCCGGACTTCATGCAGCGGCAGAGGGAGGCAGCGTTCGAGGCGATGTCAGACCCCGTGTACAGCGGGAAAATGAAG gttCTGCAGAAACTCCTGAAGCACTTCATGCAGAATAAGGACAAGATGctgctcttttctctctccaccagG ctgcTGGACATCCTGGAAAGCCACTGCATGGCGGAGGGGGTGGAGTTTAGGAGGTTGGACGGGAACACCAAAGCCAAGGAGCGGGTGAAAATCGTCCGCGAGTTCAACAGCTCTCCGGACATCAACCTCTGCCTGGTGTCCACCAT GGCCGGTGGACTTGGGCTGAATTTTGTGGGGGCCAACATCGTGGTGCTGTTCGACCCCACCTGGAACCCGGCCAATGACCTGCAAGCCATCGACAG GGCGTACCGCATCGGCCAGTGCCGGGACGTGACGGTGTTCCGGCTCATATCCCTGGGCAGCGTGGAGGAGGTGATTTACCTGCGCCAGGTCTACAAACAG CAACTGCAGTCCTCCGTGCTGGGGAAGGAGCACGCCAGGCGCTACTTCGAGGCCGTGCAGGGCTCCGACGGCCACCGGGGGGAGCTGTTCGGGATCCGCAACCTCTTCCGCCTGCAGACCAGAGGCACCTGCCTCACCCGGCAGATCCTGGAG ACACACGAGGAGAGGACATCAGGAAGTGGACCATCCGAGCCGGGTGTTGGTGGAGAGGCGGgacagggggcggagtcaggggtGGGCCCGGGGGCGGGGAAAGCCGTGGGGATTCTGGACTTCAGCAGCGCCAGCGAGGGGGAGGACGGCGATGAGGAAGGACGAGGGGGCGccgggaggaggaagaggcgtGGAGAGGAGCAGGGCTCCGCCCCCAGTGGCCCCGCCCGCCTCAGCCTGTTCCAGCACGGCTTCTCCAAACTCctccaggggggcggggccggcttggggcggggcaggggggacgACAGCGACAGCCAGGAGGAGTCCGGGGGACAGAACGATGACCCTCCCGTAGGACGTCCCGCCAGAGACTCCCGCCAGAGGCAGGACTGGATTGTTTCGAGCGACTCGGACGGGGACGGGGTTGGGGGAGGAGCGGGGTGTGACCAGAGGGGGCGTCCTGACACCAGGGGgacacccccctcctcttcctcggcgGGGCGCGGGAGACGCAAAGATTGGAGACACAGGGGGGATGCTTCACCGAGCGACGGGTCCGCCGGGCCCCCCCCAAACCGAGCGGGGGGATCGGAACAGCCCGCCCGCAGCTCTGCGCACGTCCGGTTCAGGGAGTCGCCCGACATCCAGGGCTTCACGTCCTCCGAGGACGACCTTCCCGCCAAAATGCCGCGGCCCAGCCGAGATTTCACCGCGCTGAAGAGCCGCTGCCGTCCGGGTCCGCctccgtcgccacggcgacgtcCTGCCGAAGAGGCAGCCTCGGGAACCATCGACAGATTACTGG GCGGGGTGCGGGAGGTGGCGTACCTGCACTCGAACCAGCGCGTGGTGGGCTCCAGCAAGGCGGAGGACCAAATCAGCCGCGCCGCCCTTCGGCACGTCTTCCAGCACAGGAAGTACTCGCAGGTCGCGGCCAATCAGCTCCTGGACAGCATGGAG GTCCTTTCGGGACAAACacagcccctctctcctccagagcaGATCGGCGCGGGGGgccggagagaggggggcggtgACGGACAGCATGTGGAGCACCCGGTCACCCACTCCCTGAGGGCGATCCGGCACACCCAGAACACCACCGTCATCATGGGGGAGACGCCCAGCGCCATCTGCAG GAAGCAGCTGGAGGAAATGGCGTGCTTTTTTGAGGCGGCGTCGGTGACGGACTTCGCCCGGGACGTGCTGAGGAGCGCGTCGGCACGGCGACAGGCTCGGCTGAGGCAGTTCTACCGCGGCCGGAACCCGGAGCTCGGTGAGTTCCTGGACCAGATGCTTCCGGAACCGGCGACTCCACAGCGGGAACCGGCGGGCTCGGCGCCCGGGCCTTcgtcatcatcctcctcctcctcctccgcgagggagaggaggcccggttccggaaggttccgccgGCCGACTGCCTTCGACCTTAACGCCGAAGACCCGGTCCCGGACCCGCACCCACCAGAGCCCAGTGCAGAGGGCGGGGTGGGCGGAGGGGGGCCGGGGTTTGTGTCTCAGggtcccccaccccaaaaagaCCTGCCTGTCCCCCGGAGTGAGACCCCGATCACAAGACCCGTCCCAGAACCCGCCCCCGGCCCCTCGGCCCAACTGGGTCAGCGGATCGACCGCGGAGCCTCGTCAGAGTCCTGGGGGACCCACCGGGGGACACGGGACACCCCAAAACCCGAAGACCAGGGGCGCGGCCCCGAACGAGAGAAGCACCTCCTGCTGACCGAGCTGATCGGGGACACCTCTGTGCTGGACGACCTGTTCAGACCCAGGCCCAGAGCCCCGGTTACCACGGCAACCGCGGCTGCCACCACCAGCGCCGCCACCGACCCGCCCCAGGCCCCGGCcctggccccggccccggccccgagAAAGACCAGCCGCAAAGACTTCTGGGACATCCTCAACGACGGGGACGAGGAGAGCCTCAACCAGCTGGCGGACCCGTCCCGGGCCGAGAAGATCTGTCGCCAGGCGGGGGTGGCGGCGACCACCAAGCCCAAAAGCGCCGCGGCCAACGATGGCGCTCAGCTCTGGAAAAAGAACGAAAAGTTCCTGTGGAAGAGATGA